The Urbifossiella limnaea genome has a window encoding:
- a CDS encoding DUF1571 domain-containing protein, protein MVRRVAVALLIAATLCLAGLGAYSKWFASPTVVIVDEPQFVKPAEPPPTEAEQFANLAQTDVVATLAACLSNYEKETTGFRATLAKRERVAGKLQEPELVRVVAAGDVPGPDKKTHIRVRMIWDQGGSKDLLGNVVRGCLYSEDKSPEQMVIFRPTALLKEFSVPSKSGLARDASRYCVKDAGMYRSMLRTYVAWKKRQDTGELAVTYLGKQIVLQAGGRECYAIKRTCKTVEADPFALDEQPPTDARIIDRDGFSEVTLFIDAERRLQVGTVIRRADGELVGEYYFRDAELVSAEFPADTFTPAALRN, encoded by the coding sequence ATGGTGCGCCGAGTCGCCGTCGCGCTGCTGATCGCCGCGACCCTGTGCCTGGCTGGCCTTGGCGCGTACTCGAAATGGTTCGCGTCGCCCACCGTGGTGATCGTCGACGAACCGCAGTTCGTGAAGCCGGCGGAGCCGCCACCTACGGAAGCGGAGCAGTTCGCCAACCTGGCCCAGACCGACGTGGTGGCGACGCTCGCCGCGTGCCTCTCGAACTACGAGAAGGAGACGACCGGCTTCCGTGCGACGCTGGCGAAGCGGGAGCGTGTGGCCGGCAAGCTCCAGGAGCCGGAGTTGGTGCGGGTGGTGGCCGCCGGCGACGTGCCCGGCCCGGACAAAAAGACCCACATCCGCGTGCGGATGATCTGGGACCAGGGCGGCAGCAAAGACTTGCTCGGCAACGTGGTCCGCGGTTGCCTCTACAGCGAGGATAAGTCGCCCGAGCAGATGGTCATCTTTCGGCCGACGGCCCTGCTCAAGGAATTCTCTGTGCCCAGCAAGAGCGGCCTGGCCCGCGACGCCTCCCGATACTGCGTCAAGGACGCGGGCATGTACCGGAGCATGCTCCGCACTTACGTCGCGTGGAAGAAACGGCAGGACACGGGCGAGTTGGCGGTGACCTACCTCGGCAAGCAGATCGTACTCCAGGCCGGGGGTCGCGAGTGTTACGCGATCAAGCGCACCTGCAAGACCGTGGAAGCCGACCCGTTCGCGCTCGACGAGCAACCGCCGACCGACGCGAGGATCATCGACCGCGACGGGTTCAGCGAAGTTACCCTGTTCATCGACGCCGAGCGGCGGCTGCAGGTCGGCACGGTCATCCGCCGCGCCGACGGCGAGTTGGTGGGCGAGTACTACTTCCGCGACGCGGAGTTGGTGAGTGCCGAGTTCCCGGCGGACACCTTCACCCCGGCGGCGCTGCGGAATTGA
- a CDS encoding BBP7 family outer membrane beta-barrel protein, with amino-acid sequence MRTRWLAAWAALLGGGPAFAQPPAELPLIPVPIPEAPPAPFAPGGPVPPYDHGHLYLPEPGPEFERRQPMLDELWRVSAAAQLGWLSTRGLPGTLRLTPPDVFGRTVAGLNIPTDGRGTDSFQGGLSLDVGRRLGERSGVDASLFLLPEGVRRLQGYAPGALVYSPDWTRDAPVLVALPPGLGTTFPATLSTTFVGADVNYRYTLLRAETARVDVLAGYRFAYLTDELYLGDRPDDSGRAYQINRLQAETTFHGGQVGVAVGLDYGAWYTDGVAKIAYGTVTTDTSASGAFGFASPRPRLGGGSSGAVLPTVGWKVGVRFGGSGSVFASYSFQYLDRVARLGDAFCGCGGTSDLWVNALGLGMELRF; translated from the coding sequence ATGCGGACCCGCTGGCTGGCGGCGTGGGCGGCACTGCTCGGCGGCGGACCCGCGTTCGCACAGCCGCCGGCCGAGCTGCCGCTCATCCCCGTGCCGATCCCCGAGGCGCCGCCCGCCCCGTTCGCCCCCGGCGGCCCCGTCCCGCCCTACGACCACGGCCACCTGTACCTCCCCGAGCCCGGGCCCGAGTTCGAGCGGCGGCAGCCGATGCTCGACGAACTGTGGCGCGTCTCGGCCGCGGCACAACTCGGCTGGCTGTCCACCCGCGGTCTCCCGGGAACTCTCAGGCTGACGCCGCCGGACGTATTCGGCCGGACCGTCGCCGGCCTGAACATTCCGACCGACGGCCGCGGGACCGACAGCTTCCAGGGTGGGCTGAGCCTTGACGTGGGCCGCCGCCTCGGTGAACGGAGTGGCGTGGACGCGTCGTTGTTCCTGCTGCCCGAGGGTGTCCGCCGCCTCCAGGGGTACGCCCCCGGGGCGCTCGTCTACTCGCCCGACTGGACCCGCGACGCGCCGGTCCTCGTGGCCCTGCCGCCGGGGCTCGGCACGACGTTCCCGGCCACGCTCTCGACCACGTTCGTCGGTGCCGACGTGAACTACCGGTACACGCTGCTCCGCGCCGAGACCGCCCGCGTGGACGTGCTCGCCGGCTACCGCTTCGCCTACCTCACGGACGAGCTTTACCTCGGCGACCGGCCGGACGACAGCGGCCGGGCTTACCAGATCAACCGGCTCCAGGCCGAGACGACGTTCCACGGCGGGCAGGTCGGGGTGGCCGTGGGGCTGGACTACGGCGCGTGGTACACCGACGGCGTGGCGAAGATCGCCTACGGCACCGTGACCACCGACACGAGCGCCAGCGGCGCGTTCGGCTTCGCCAGCCCGCGGCCGCGGCTCGGCGGCGGGAGCTCCGGAGCCGTGCTGCCGACGGTCGGCTGGAAGGTGGGGGTGCGGTTCGGCGGCTCGGGGAGCGTGTTCGCGTCGTACTCGTTCCAGTACCTCGACCGCGTGGCGCGGCTCGGCGACGCCTTCTGCGGCTGCGGCGGAACATCCGACCTGTGGGTGAACGCGCTCGGCCTCGGCATGGAGCTGCGCTTTTAA
- a CDS encoding alpha/beta hydrolase, which produces MRRLLRTALLVAAALTAANLAGRPNRPAPPPVPGAVWMAAAQPALVHRTQCPEPQNTADPRPLLWVVDGAGDLRGCSNAVSQANLLAGTPVEVATFLWSHGHRRLLADQIDADHARDQGKRLAGLIRIRQAREPGRRVLIVAHSAGCAVALAAGDNLPADSVDRVVLFAPSVSVGYDIRPTLRASREGVDVFCSKKDWVALGLVTRVVGTTDRFGAAAAGRNGFRAGTVSADDVPLLRQHFWTADVAWTGHTGGHHGMYSTTFLHHYLFPLVGVSVR; this is translated from the coding sequence ATGCGAAGGCTTCTCCGTACCGCGCTGCTGGTCGCCGCCGCCCTGACCGCGGCGAACCTCGCTGGCCGGCCGAATCGCCCCGCCCCGCCACCCGTCCCGGGCGCGGTGTGGATGGCGGCCGCTCAGCCCGCGCTGGTCCACCGCACCCAGTGCCCCGAGCCGCAGAACACCGCCGACCCGCGGCCGCTGCTGTGGGTCGTGGACGGCGCCGGCGACCTGCGCGGCTGCTCGAACGCCGTCTCCCAGGCGAACCTCCTCGCCGGCACACCCGTCGAGGTGGCGACGTTCCTCTGGTCGCACGGCCACCGCCGGCTCCTCGCCGACCAGATCGACGCCGACCACGCCCGCGATCAGGGGAAGCGCCTCGCCGGCCTCATCCGCATTCGACAGGCCCGGGAGCCGGGGCGTCGCGTGCTCATCGTCGCCCACAGCGCCGGCTGTGCCGTCGCGCTGGCCGCCGGCGACAACCTGCCGGCCGACTCCGTGGATCGCGTCGTCCTGTTCGCGCCGTCCGTCTCGGTCGGCTACGACATCCGGCCGACGCTCCGCGCCAGCCGCGAGGGCGTCGACGTGTTCTGCAGCAAGAAGGACTGGGTGGCCCTCGGCCTGGTCACCCGCGTTGTCGGCACCACCGACCGGTTCGGCGCCGCGGCCGCGGGGCGGAACGGCTTCCGCGCCGGCACCGTCAGCGCCGACGACGTGCCGCTGCTCCGGCAGCACTTCTGGACCGCCGACGTGGCCTGGACCGGGCACACCGGCGGGCACCACGGGATGTACTCGACGACGTTCCTGCACCACTACCTCTTCCCGCTCGTCGGCGTCAGCGTTCGCTGA
- a CDS encoding GMC oxidoreductase — protein MQYPFNVEMNVNHEYWHLRNNDPSAGLVDHDPSRTRVDIKFSFANCLDDQNGIHSHANDGYTPFVSFKRFADLGDLLDSRFPAVAGWHKTAAEFMNMLNDTRDRVFAEFNDVEVLTKRYGGINDELRPFGWGTVHHACGTLRMPWKANRDAAFNPRSVVDENLKVYGTTGVYVCDMSVLPVSTAANPVRALGGLALRLARHIG, from the coding sequence GTGCAGTACCCGTTCAACGTCGAGATGAACGTGAACCACGAGTACTGGCACCTGCGGAACAACGACCCGTCCGCGGGCCTCGTCGACCACGACCCGAGCCGGACGCGGGTGGACATCAAGTTCAGCTTCGCCAACTGCCTGGACGACCAGAACGGTATCCACTCGCACGCCAACGACGGGTACACGCCGTTCGTCAGCTTCAAGCGGTTCGCCGACCTCGGCGACCTGCTCGACTCGCGGTTCCCGGCCGTCGCCGGCTGGCACAAGACGGCCGCCGAGTTCATGAACATGCTGAACGACACGCGGGACCGCGTCTTCGCCGAATTCAACGACGTGGAGGTGCTGACGAAGCGCTACGGTGGGATCAACGACGAACTCCGGCCGTTCGGCTGGGGCACCGTCCACCACGCCTGCGGCACGCTGCGGATGCCGTGGAAGGCGAACCGCGACGCGGCGTTCAACCCGCGGTCCGTCGTGGACGAGAACCTGAAGGTGTACGGCACCACCGGCGTGTACGTCTGCGACATGTCGGTGCTGCCGGTCAGCACGGCGGCGAACCCGGTGCGGGCGCTGGGCGGCCTGGCGCTGCGGCTGGCGCGCCACATCGGGTAG